One Fibrobacter sp. UWB5 DNA segment encodes these proteins:
- a CDS encoding FISUMP domain-containing protein: protein MRAFQKTTSLFALLFACTCVLVSACGGDSSSSGAPDDSEGDVHPAKEAGVDNKVSDATITKDKIYDSSIGSYLNTVQFGMYIWLEDNATESGSYGNTMCYDDDPDNCYAYGRMYHPGYGRCPSGFSVPTKDDWSKTMAYISKYPEVASSFGFSMGGYCYEGLHGVACTDLDKAGYYLAGDSSVAVVKGRSVSFRKADEENFYQLRCVKYTYLVATVEDLPHCDSVSRNTLQPFFVMSEKTNYKCSGTRWVDDFTNNCSSAENGMSAVYNDTMYICKFREWQVADISDSKDECTDKNDRTTYLFNGDLYACEDGDWRALKNLELKLGYCRPSMIGTLDSLETTTSSTQSNYYSNEVRPYDSYAFYTCDSTGWRTARLSDYMGECDSTTEFKERKLHEIRYVCRKGVWDTFTKLESEIGICSPKKQGVIDTTESDVAYICDEKSWRTATKHDYLGDCVPKIENKILPYGGDKYICRDSSWDKLSEIEAELGICTAALQGKIDTTKSKSVRICDSLSWRYVKPKDIGGECTAAKQDKIIDVAGTKFYCNRSIWDYISELDETIGICTDTYKGRIDSIPGFTTIYYICDSIWIPISHFDVLFGVCKSNREGDIESKGGPEKYKCTKSQWKLMDYYEALPKCDSSQWGKIVEYADKEYACKTTSWEILKEFEKTNGVCSKKNQGTVIKVDGDGYICTTNGWSKTGDQVASLGECTYKDSTVYKTTPGGIYYACHNYGWTATTSIEQVFGKCDYRIASKQVVYNNKEYVCDSAALGKGWHQLSTIDTLRGYCSNKRLGDTITYQNDHYLCKKAGTYNAWTKVGYREFMGVCTVAREGHKMFNGINYSLCVDEQWVGVTETLTDSRTPAQTYRTLKINGVTWMLDNLNYATADSSDCIDGTTSCDENGRLYGFSVAKNACPSGWTLPDTASWNALFKYVKSVDSTHIKSIGGSAFWNPTEDIYGLAVQPTGFEYFFMQNGHDPMTKRSEAAVAAFWNIDGSIRSWGSMSMQVGGGSGQGQDARVTKVAIRCIKK from the coding sequence ATGAGAGCTTTTCAAAAGACCACGAGTCTTTTTGCGCTTTTATTTGCGTGTACGTGCGTTTTGGTCTCTGCTTGCGGAGGTGATTCCAGCAGTTCCGGTGCACCTGACGATTCCGAAGGCGATGTTCACCCGGCAAAAGAAGCCGGCGTCGACAACAAGGTTTCTGACGCGACGATTACCAAGGATAAGATCTACGATTCCAGCATCGGTTCTTACTTGAATACGGTCCAGTTCGGCATGTACATCTGGCTAGAGGACAATGCCACCGAAAGCGGCTCTTACGGTAATACCATGTGTTACGATGACGACCCCGATAACTGCTATGCGTACGGTCGTATGTATCACCCGGGTTATGGCCGCTGCCCGAGCGGATTCTCGGTTCCGACCAAGGATGACTGGTCCAAAACCATGGCTTACATTTCCAAGTACCCCGAAGTCGCTTCTTCGTTCGGATTTTCGATGGGCGGTTATTGCTACGAGGGCTTGCACGGGGTCGCCTGTACGGACTTGGACAAGGCGGGCTACTACCTGGCGGGCGACAGCTCAGTTGCCGTTGTCAAGGGCCGCTCGGTTTCGTTCAGGAAGGCGGATGAAGAAAACTTTTACCAGCTGCGCTGCGTAAAGTACACCTACCTCGTTGCGACGGTCGAAGATCTTCCGCATTGCGATTCTGTAAGCCGCAACACCCTGCAGCCGTTCTTTGTCATGAGCGAAAAGACCAACTACAAGTGCTCCGGCACGCGCTGGGTGGACGATTTTACGAATAACTGTAGCAGTGCCGAAAACGGGATGTCTGCCGTATACAACGACACCATGTATATCTGCAAGTTCCGTGAATGGCAGGTTGCCGATATCTCGGATTCCAAGGACGAATGTACCGACAAAAACGACCGCACTACCTACTTGTTCAACGGCGATTTGTACGCTTGCGAAGATGGCGATTGGCGTGCGCTCAAGAATCTGGAACTGAAACTGGGCTATTGCAGGCCCAGCATGATCGGGACTCTCGATTCACTCGAAACGACGACTTCGTCGACGCAGTCCAATTATTATTCGAACGAAGTCAGGCCTTACGATTCGTACGCGTTTTACACCTGCGATTCTACGGGCTGGCGTACGGCGCGCCTGAGCGACTACATGGGTGAATGCGACAGCACCACCGAATTCAAGGAACGCAAGCTGCATGAAATTCGCTACGTTTGCCGAAAGGGCGTGTGGGATACCTTTACAAAGCTGGAAAGCGAAATCGGTATTTGCTCTCCCAAGAAACAGGGCGTTATTGACACCACCGAAAGCGATGTCGCATATATTTGCGACGAAAAGTCCTGGCGCACTGCGACCAAGCACGATTACTTGGGCGATTGTGTTCCGAAAATCGAAAACAAGATTTTGCCTTACGGCGGCGACAAGTACATTTGTCGCGATTCGTCTTGGGATAAGCTCTCTGAAATCGAAGCGGAATTGGGAATTTGCACGGCCGCTCTTCAGGGCAAGATCGACACGACCAAGAGCAAGTCGGTTCGCATTTGCGATAGCCTGTCGTGGCGCTATGTAAAGCCCAAAGATATAGGTGGTGAGTGCACTGCCGCTAAACAAGACAAGATTATCGATGTTGCTGGAACGAAGTTCTATTGCAACAGGTCCATATGGGACTACATCTCGGAACTTGATGAAACCATTGGAATTTGCACAGATACTTATAAAGGTAGAATAGACTCGATACCGGGATTTACAACTATATATTATATCTGCGATTCCATTTGGATTCCCATTTCTCATTTTGATGTGCTGTTCGGGGTTTGCAAATCAAATCGAGAAGGCGATATTGAGAGTAAGGGAGGTCCTGAAAAGTACAAGTGCACCAAGAGCCAATGGAAGCTGATGGATTATTACGAGGCGCTGCCCAAGTGCGATTCTAGCCAATGGGGAAAAATTGTGGAATACGCCGACAAGGAATACGCGTGCAAGACCACCAGTTGGGAAATTCTGAAGGAATTTGAAAAGACAAATGGCGTGTGCTCCAAGAAGAATCAGGGCACGGTAATCAAGGTTGACGGTGACGGGTATATCTGTACAACGAATGGTTGGTCAAAAACGGGTGACCAGGTTGCTTCGCTGGGTGAATGCACCTATAAGGATTCTACCGTTTACAAGACGACTCCGGGTGGAATTTACTACGCTTGCCATAACTACGGATGGACGGCGACGACTTCGATCGAGCAGGTCTTTGGTAAGTGCGATTACAGGATTGCCTCAAAGCAGGTCGTGTACAACAACAAGGAATACGTTTGCGACTCGGCGGCTCTTGGCAAGGGCTGGCATCAATTGTCCACGATCGATACCCTTCGTGGCTATTGCAGTAACAAGCGCCTTGGCGATACGATTACCTACCAGAACGACCATTATCTGTGCAAAAAGGCGGGTACCTATAATGCTTGGACTAAGGTCGGTTATCGTGAATTCATGGGTGTATGCACCGTTGCCCGAGAAGGCCACAAGATGTTCAATGGCATCAATTACAGTCTTTGCGTTGATGAACAATGGGTCGGCGTAACCGAAACCTTGACGGATTCCAGGACGCCAGCCCAAACGTATCGAACCCTGAAAATCAACGGGGTGACTTGGATGCTCGACAACCTGAATTACGCCACGGCGGATTCTTCGGATTGTATCGATGGAACCACGTCTTGCGACGAAAACGGAAGATTGTACGGATTCAGTGTCGCAAAGAATGCTTGCCCGTCTGGCTGGACATTGCCCGATACCGCATCATGGAACGCTCTGTTCAAGTATGTGAAATCCGTGGATAGCACTCATATCAAGTCGATTGGAGGGAGCGCCTTCTGGAATCCGACCGAGGATATTTACGGGCTTGCAGTGCAACCGACCGGCTTTGAATATTTCTTCATGCAGAACGGTCATGACCCGATGACGAAACGTAGCGAAGCTGCTGTTGCGGCATTCTGGAATATCGACGGGTCTATCAGAAGTTGGGGAAGTATGTCGATGCAGGTGGGTGGCGGATCCGGCCAGGGTCAAGATGCCAGGGTGACTAAGGTTGCCATACGCTGCATAAAGAAATGA
- the mfd gene encoding transcription-repair coupling factor: MVESLSEFITFARSETLNLFSKAEGGAIHVNGATVPAAAMMVATRFLKKLKPILVVAKDYKSAENWVENLEGLLGEDSVRFFPSIGLKPYEKKVPFEGVVEERLKFFRDVEGENPFITVCPLDSFLMRLPAPHTVMKDCLELKVGGVAEPSSLRPWFLDHGFVEQPVVSGVGEFSIRGCIVDVNCLLYPHPIRIEFFGDEIESIRSFDIFSQRSVETMKSVKLFPMGEFTVKEHEAACYNGDLSGLWWHRGRYQTLNSSLLDYLPNASLVFEELSLLSETASKYYLNCENTFREVREVDTEAVDPAHTWFKMGELSRQFVGRTSMDVSRVQLNDGNSHELNCKPQDFSSNGTDSVAKEIEEFAARGGTVYVVAPTAGALGRIKQMLEGLPVEDYIVGNMSEGFWLEDDGIAFLTETRIFNRHSNKTRKRKIAGSVSSALMIESLNRGDFVSHEDHGVGKYLGLVRVNVNGGMVDCALLEYAGGDKLKFPVADLQKIERLDTQENPPKLDRLGGKAWENLKERVKKKVIQIARELVELYAKRELVEGFDFPPDGKLQKEFEDAFDYEPTPDQVKATEDIKRDMESRRPMDRLICGDVGFGKTEVAMRAAFKCVVSKKQVVLLVPTTILAAQHYENFMDRFAGFGVNIALVNRYKSAKEKKEIFKQVSEGKVDILVGTHSLLSEKNQFKDLGLLIIDEEQKFGVKQKEKLREMRLAVDTLSMSATPIPRSLHLSMTGVRDISLINTPPMNRLPVETKLMKRDDMVIKQAIEDELARGGQVFIVNDRVQSIYELADDIEQLVPEAHIGIAHGQMNDRDLENAMEAFISRKFDILVSTSIIESGLDVPNANTIIIMNAHHFGISQLYQMRGRVGRSSVLAKALLVIPSQHEISPESMRRLKALEQFTDLGSGYQLAMRDLEIRGAGNLLGQEQHGFIAEVGFETYVRLVREAVEQLRGGPSEKPIQPRVELGVDAYLPEDYIQDGLTRISMYQRISRVSHTDEIAGLAQELADRFGPVPEAAKMLLLVTEIGLLAGRLRIQGLVQRKGMLAATFVEFPPPDPRIISEMYANTQFPMRIMGGSPLQVVIELGKGNAIELAEKALKEFRAFAVIKAESVVVKSTNSPAQTN; encoded by the coding sequence GTGGTAGAATCCCTTTCTGAATTCATAACATTTGCACGTTCTGAAACGCTTAACCTCTTCAGCAAGGCTGAAGGGGGCGCGATTCATGTAAACGGGGCGACTGTTCCGGCGGCTGCCATGATGGTGGCGACGCGCTTCCTTAAAAAGCTAAAGCCGATTCTGGTGGTGGCGAAGGACTACAAGAGTGCCGAGAACTGGGTCGAGAATCTGGAAGGGCTTTTGGGCGAAGATTCTGTCCGGTTTTTCCCTTCGATTGGCTTGAAACCTTACGAAAAGAAGGTGCCGTTCGAAGGCGTTGTCGAAGAACGCCTCAAGTTTTTCCGCGATGTAGAAGGCGAAAACCCGTTTATTACGGTCTGTCCGCTGGATTCGTTCTTGATGCGGCTCCCGGCACCGCATACGGTGATGAAGGATTGCCTTGAACTCAAGGTGGGTGGCGTTGCCGAACCTTCGTCGCTACGCCCCTGGTTTTTGGATCACGGCTTTGTGGAACAGCCCGTGGTTTCGGGCGTGGGGGAGTTTTCCATTCGCGGCTGCATTGTCGACGTGAACTGCCTTCTGTACCCGCATCCGATCCGTATCGAATTCTTTGGCGACGAGATTGAATCGATCCGTAGCTTCGATATTTTCTCGCAGCGTTCCGTAGAGACCATGAAGTCGGTGAAGCTTTTCCCGATGGGCGAGTTTACGGTCAAGGAACATGAAGCTGCTTGCTATAACGGCGACCTTTCGGGGCTCTGGTGGCACCGCGGGCGTTACCAGACGCTGAATTCCAGCTTGCTTGATTATTTGCCGAATGCCTCGCTGGTGTTCGAAGAATTGTCGCTGCTGTCAGAAACGGCTTCCAAGTATTACTTGAACTGCGAAAACACCTTCAGGGAAGTCCGCGAAGTCGATACCGAGGCGGTGGACCCGGCGCATACTTGGTTCAAGATGGGCGAGCTCTCGCGACAGTTTGTGGGCCGCACCTCCATGGATGTTTCCCGCGTGCAGCTCAATGACGGCAACAGTCACGAACTGAATTGCAAACCGCAAGATTTCTCGTCGAACGGCACGGATTCGGTCGCCAAGGAAATCGAGGAATTTGCCGCTCGAGGCGGAACCGTTTACGTGGTTGCCCCGACGGCGGGTGCGCTTGGGCGAATCAAGCAGATGCTTGAAGGCTTGCCGGTCGAAGACTACATTGTCGGCAACATGTCCGAAGGTTTCTGGCTCGAAGACGACGGAATCGCCTTCTTGACCGAGACCCGCATTTTCAATCGCCATTCGAACAAGACCCGCAAACGCAAAATCGCAGGCTCTGTTTCCAGCGCCCTGATGATTGAATCCCTGAACCGCGGCGATTTTGTTTCGCACGAAGACCATGGCGTGGGCAAGTACTTAGGGCTTGTACGCGTGAACGTGAATGGCGGTATGGTGGACTGCGCCTTGCTGGAATACGCCGGCGGTGACAAGCTCAAGTTCCCTGTGGCGGACTTGCAGAAGATTGAACGCCTCGATACGCAGGAGAATCCTCCCAAGCTTGATCGCCTGGGCGGCAAGGCTTGGGAAAACCTCAAGGAACGCGTCAAGAAGAAGGTTATTCAGATTGCGCGCGAACTGGTGGAACTTTACGCCAAGCGCGAATTGGTGGAAGGCTTTGATTTCCCGCCCGATGGTAAGTTGCAAAAAGAATTTGAAGACGCCTTTGATTACGAACCGACGCCCGACCAGGTGAAGGCTACCGAAGATATCAAGCGCGACATGGAATCGCGCCGCCCGATGGACCGCCTGATTTGTGGCGACGTGGGCTTTGGAAAGACCGAAGTTGCCATGCGTGCGGCTTTCAAGTGCGTGGTGAGCAAGAAGCAGGTGGTGCTCTTGGTGCCGACGACGATTCTGGCGGCCCAGCACTATGAAAACTTCATGGACCGCTTTGCCGGTTTCGGCGTGAATATCGCGCTGGTGAACCGCTACAAGAGTGCCAAGGAAAAGAAGGAAATTTTCAAGCAGGTGAGCGAAGGCAAGGTCGACATTCTGGTCGGTACGCATAGCCTGCTTTCTGAAAAGAACCAGTTCAAGGATTTGGGCCTTCTAATCATCGACGAAGAACAGAAATTCGGCGTGAAGCAGAAGGAAAAACTGCGTGAAATGCGCCTTGCTGTCGATACGCTCAGTATGAGTGCCACGCCGATTCCGCGCTCGTTGCATTTGAGCATGACGGGCGTGCGCGATATTTCGTTGATTAATACGCCGCCCATGAACCGCTTGCCGGTCGAAACCAAGCTCATGAAGCGCGATGACATGGTCATCAAGCAGGCGATTGAAGACGAGCTGGCCCGCGGCGGCCAGGTGTTCATTGTGAACGACCGCGTTCAAAGCATTTACGAATTGGCCGACGATATTGAACAGCTCGTGCCTGAAGCGCACATCGGTATTGCCCACGGGCAGATGAATGACCGCGACCTCGAAAATGCGATGGAAGCTTTTATCTCTCGCAAGTTCGATATTCTTGTGAGCACGAGTATTATTGAATCGGGCTTGGATGTTCCGAACGCGAATACGATTATCATCATGAACGCGCATCACTTTGGCATAAGCCAGCTTTACCAGATGCGCGGGCGCGTGGGCCGCAGTAGCGTGCTGGCGAAGGCCTTGTTGGTGATTCCTTCGCAGCATGAAATTTCTCCGGAATCCATGCGCCGCTTGAAGGCGTTGGAACAGTTTACCGACCTCGGTAGCGGTTATCAGCTGGCCATGCGCGACTTGGAAATCCGCGGTGCGGGTAACTTGCTCGGCCAGGAACAGCATGGCTTTATCGCCGAAGTGGGCTTTGAAACTTATGTGCGCCTGGTGCGCGAGGCGGTGGAACAGCTGCGCGGTGGACCGTCCGAAAAGCCGATTCAGCCTCGCGTAGAACTCGGCGTAGACGCCTACTTGCCCGAAGACTACATTCAGGATGGCCTTACTCGAATCTCGATGTACCAGCGGATTTCTCGCGTGTCGCATACCGACGAAATCGCGGGCCTTGCGCAGGAACTCGCGGATCGTTTCGGGCCCGTGCCCGAAGCCGCCAAGATGTTACTCTTGGTTACCGAAATCGGGCTCTTGGCGGGGCGGCTCCGCATTCAAGGCCTGGTGCAGCGCAAGGGAATGCTGGCGGCCACCTTCGTGGAATTCCCGCCGCCCGATCCGCGAATCATTAGCGAAATGTATGCGAATACGCAGTTCCCCATGCGCATTATGGGCGGCTCGCCGCTGCAAGTCGTGATTGAACTCGGTAAGGGAAATGCTATAGAACTCGCCGAAAAGGCGCTCAAGGAATTCCGAGCGTTTGCGGTGATTAAGGCCGAGTCTGTGGTCGTGAAGAGTACGAATTCGCCGGCTCAGACGAACTAG
- a CDS encoding TatD family hydrolase, which yields MYDFHLHLARLPQPTTLARTLSERGLHFNAIACEPYEWEILQKMSASLFEGSTRSYGIHPMAIADVTEADWERLESLLDNYPDANVGECGLDKRYDGYAEGGIQEQAFRRQVELARNLHRDLHIHCVGDYGRVIKILEECGYPGKKSNIKSRQRAPKIHVTFHRFGGDISIVKAAQELNPIFSLHLDSFHKKSTLAAIPQIPAEQIRFETDADETFCTANLLKNESVDKIAKALIEQLKETEQLVR from the coding sequence ATGTATGACTTTCACCTTCATTTGGCACGGCTTCCGCAGCCGACAACGCTAGCCCGGACCTTATCGGAACGGGGGTTGCATTTCAATGCAATCGCTTGCGAGCCCTATGAATGGGAAATTCTCCAGAAGATGAGCGCCTCGCTTTTCGAAGGATCCACCCGCAGTTACGGCATTCATCCGATGGCTATTGCCGACGTGACGGAAGCTGACTGGGAACGTCTGGAATCTCTTCTGGACAACTACCCCGATGCCAATGTCGGTGAATGCGGACTGGACAAGCGCTACGACGGCTACGCCGAAGGCGGCATCCAGGAACAGGCTTTCAGAAGACAAGTCGAACTCGCCCGCAACCTGCACCGCGATCTGCATATTCATTGCGTCGGCGATTACGGGCGCGTTATCAAGATTCTCGAGGAATGCGGTTATCCCGGCAAGAAATCGAATATCAAGTCTCGCCAAAGAGCCCCGAAAATCCACGTGACGTTCCACCGCTTTGGCGGCGACATTTCGATTGTAAAAGCCGCGCAGGAACTCAATCCGATTTTCTCGCTGCACCTCGATTCCTTCCATAAGAAATCGACACTTGCCGCCATTCCGCAGATTCCTGCTGAACAAATCCGTTTCGAAACCGATGCAGACGAAACATTCTGCACGGCAAATCTGCTCAAGAACGAATCCGTCGATAAAATTGCGAAAGCCTTGATTGAGCAATTGAAAGAAACGGAACAACTCGTTCGCTAA
- a CDS encoding YraN family protein codes for MENNKPKGNYIETLASAYLSREGYQVIARNYAYMGGELDIVARDGDTLVFVEVKSVWNNQQGNPAARVNALKQKKIWKTACHFLATQKEHAPKGFDTPCRFDVLTARVYQKPLQFMHYKNAFEGSQVIPQV; via the coding sequence ATGGAAAACAACAAGCCCAAAGGCAACTACATCGAAACTCTCGCTTCGGCCTATTTAAGCCGCGAAGGCTACCAGGTTATCGCCCGCAATTACGCCTACATGGGCGGTGAATTGGACATTGTCGCCCGCGATGGAGACACACTCGTCTTTGTAGAAGTCAAGTCCGTATGGAACAACCAGCAAGGCAATCCGGCCGCCCGCGTAAACGCCCTGAAGCAAAAGAAAATCTGGAAGACAGCGTGCCATTTTCTAGCCACCCAGAAAGAGCATGCGCCTAAGGGATTTGACACCCCCTGTCGATTCGATGTGTTGACTGCGAGAGTCTACCAAAAGCCGCTGCAATTCATGCATTACAAGAATGCCTTCGAAGGCTCGCAAGTCATACCGCAAGTATAA
- a CDS encoding PIN domain-containing protein, whose protein sequence is MNKALEKSRVLFLDTGAVVRLLQMHPDYYPVVSSVLDFAYENNLTVLVSNVTLFEISKKAFAAGEGLLSRQYREFFEHSRNVKACEVTGEIAVKAAEFAAKNLSTEESMRLATAYVCGADCILTDCVKFRDMTDIPAVLLDEVE, encoded by the coding sequence ATGAATAAGGCGCTTGAAAAGTCGAGAGTCCTCTTTCTGGATACAGGCGCGGTCGTGCGCTTGCTGCAGATGCACCCGGATTACTATCCGGTCGTGTCTTCGGTTCTTGACTTTGCCTACGAAAACAATTTGACGGTTCTCGTTTCAAACGTTACCTTGTTTGAAATTTCAAAGAAAGCCTTTGCTGCGGGCGAGGGCTTGTTGTCGCGCCAGTACCGCGAATTCTTCGAGCATTCCCGCAATGTCAAGGCCTGCGAGGTCACGGGTGAGATTGCCGTGAAGGCGGCCGAGTTTGCGGCGAAGAATCTTTCGACCGAAGAATCCATGCGCTTGGCGACCGCTTACGTTTGCGGTGCCGACTGCATTCTGACGGACTGCGTCAAGTTCCGTGATATGACGGATATTCCCGCTGTCTTGCTCGACGAAGTAGAATAG
- a CDS encoding serine/threonine-protein kinase has product MIAPQKSEAFPRPFNENYDLIGTLGKGGMGNVYKAIDKRLGRVVAFKILDASSDEEAIKRFYMEAQAMKELDHQNIVHVFDFGQQNNQLFIAMTYVEGTNLADILHNKEQLSFEAIEVIIRQIARGLLSAHNKGIVHRDVKPSNIMLTRDNRVFIMDFGISYIQEMEKDRLTRTGMTMGTPEYMSPEQCHGDNVTIQSDIYSMGVILYEMTCGRLPFEGNRPVEIALKHVQEQPPAPELFRKDMPPGLSQLILKCLKKKLNERFHDMQEFLDACDQVFPTEKTAPQRPTMGHTPLRRRTASIAEMANIITPRARMLQKKLTALAIFIFPLIIMLLILLMLTHKPESTLRELEWSEALGNYETKALEIDESNGYPLKNLNDNDFKTAWLYTMPQKPQNPVLTLYFDGNAIVTHFGIAIGYQKSVDDAFGDRFRIFKKPKIVTLETKDGFKQKIKLENIRGMQYPNIQAMETSELKVYLDDVYEGENEDFAISEIRLLGMELP; this is encoded by the coding sequence ATGATCGCCCCGCAAAAGTCTGAAGCATTTCCGCGTCCCTTTAATGAAAACTATGATCTCATTGGCACCCTCGGTAAAGGGGGCATGGGAAACGTATACAAGGCCATAGACAAGCGCCTTGGCCGCGTGGTTGCATTCAAGATTTTGGACGCCTCTTCCGATGAAGAAGCGATCAAGCGTTTCTACATGGAAGCGCAGGCCATGAAAGAACTGGACCACCAGAATATTGTTCATGTATTCGACTTCGGTCAGCAGAACAACCAGCTCTTTATCGCCATGACCTATGTGGAAGGCACGAACCTCGCTGACATTCTCCACAACAAGGAACAGCTTTCGTTCGAAGCCATCGAAGTCATTATCCGCCAGATTGCCCGCGGTCTTCTCTCTGCCCACAACAAGGGAATTGTCCACCGCGACGTCAAACCCTCGAACATCATGCTCACGCGCGACAACCGCGTGTTCATCATGGACTTCGGCATTTCTTACATCCAGGAAATGGAAAAGGATCGACTCACGCGCACGGGCATGACCATGGGTACGCCCGAATACATGAGCCCTGAACAATGCCACGGTGACAACGTGACCATTCAGTCTGACATTTACAGCATGGGCGTGATTCTTTACGAAATGACCTGCGGACGACTCCCGTTCGAAGGTAACCGCCCGGTAGAAATTGCCCTGAAGCACGTTCAGGAACAGCCGCCTGCACCGGAACTTTTCCGCAAGGACATGCCTCCTGGACTTTCTCAGCTGATTCTCAAGTGCCTCAAGAAAAAACTGAACGAACGCTTCCACGACATGCAGGAATTCCTGGACGCTTGCGACCAGGTGTTCCCCACCGAAAAGACGGCACCGCAGCGCCCCACCATGGGCCACACGCCGCTCCGCCGCCGCACGGCATCGATTGCCGAAATGGCAAACATCATCACGCCGCGCGCCCGCATGCTTCAAAAGAAGCTTACGGCCCTCGCCATTTTCATTTTCCCGCTCATCATCATGCTCTTGATTTTGCTGATGCTGACGCACAAGCCCGAAAGCACCTTGCGCGAGCTGGAATGGAGCGAAGCTCTTGGCAATTACGAGACCAAGGCTCTCGAAATTGACGAAAGCAACGGCTACCCGCTCAAGAACTTGAACGACAACGATTTTAAGACGGCATGGCTCTATACGATGCCGCAAAAGCCGCAGAATCCGGTACTTACGCTCTACTTTGACGGCAACGCCATCGTGACGCACTTCGGCATCGCCATCGGTTACCAGAAATCCGTAGACGACGCCTTCGGCGACCGTTTCCGCATTTTCAAGAAGCCGAAGATCGTAACGCTCGAAACCAAGGACGGCTTCAAGCAGAAAATCAAGCTTGAAAACATCCGCGGAATGCAGTACCCGAATATTCAGGCCATGGAAACCAGCGAACTCAAGGTTTATCTTGATGACGTCTACGAAGGAGAAAACGAAGACTTCGCCATTTCTGAAATTCGCCTCTTGGGCATGGAACTGCCCTAG